The Thermodesulfobacteriota bacterium genome contains a region encoding:
- a CDS encoding flagellar hook capping FlgD N-terminal domain-containing protein, whose product MQIMGTGPGASPGAQQSPSQTTLGDFQQFLKLFVSQLKYQDPLSPLGGDDFLAQTAQFSTVEQLVNLNTKAASSAAEAALYGRSTAAALIGRTVHASIGELPVSGRVVQVAYARDGTIVLGLEGGHTVAFSDVVSVSEL is encoded by the coding sequence ATGCAGATCATGGGTACCGGACCGGGGGCTTCCCCGGGAGCCCAGCAGAGCCCTTCCCAGACCACCCTGGGGGACTTCCAGCAGTTCCTCAAGCTCTTCGTATCCCAGCTCAAGTACCAGGATCCCCTGAGTCCCCTGGGGGGAGACGACTTCCTGGCCCAGACCGCCCAGTTCTCCACCGTGGAGCAACTGGTGAACCTCAACACCAAGGCCGCGAGCAGCGCGGCCGAGGCCGCCCTCTACGGGCGCTCCACCGCCGCCGCCCTCATCGGCCGCACCGTCCACGCGAGCATCGGAGAGCTGCCGGTCTCCGGCCGGGTCGTGCAGGTGGCCTACGCCCGGGACGGCACCATCGTCCTGGGCCTGGAGGGCGGACACACGGTGGCCTTCTCCGACGTCGTCTCCGTATCCGAACTCTGA
- a CDS encoding flagellar hook-length control protein FliK produces the protein MEATVVPAAPAAPPASRTPPPATTPDTPSGTSRSKAAGSVSAPGLEPISFGPLFGAALASAAGEPASFAPLGIGDLLTTLPMPPDAESESAFPEEADGDRAGIWAGPVEWIVPATATPARPEAKQATPAAFPGPGTDRAPPAAPSPWPAPHRGTSASGPGGQDPSFEGAGRPVPPVRQGPGWARGLPESLRESVLQEPGERGRAERLWGFWLRREAEAAAGPGRQGPEAASDDALAVTGPRAPGRELPEGADGLAKTARPGETPAPEAPRGAAAAPPEGAREASGPRPQPAPPPPHQVAHAVRMAVSRGGDRVTVRLEPEHLGKVEVVLAREPAGAGLTAHLRVENPQAHQALSTEMPLLRQALETRGVNLVHVQVDLDDRQAGGERAGKGPAHRSRRGGGPQAAAGEGEDLAVRAHLWRPWGFEALI, from the coding sequence GTGGAAGCAACCGTAGTCCCGGCCGCCCCCGCCGCCCCCCCTGCTTCGCGAACTCCCCCGCCCGCAACGACCCCGGACACCCCCTCCGGGACCTCCCGCTCCAAGGCGGCCGGTTCGGTCTCCGCACCGGGCCTCGAGCCCATCTCCTTTGGGCCCCTGTTCGGCGCGGCCCTGGCCTCGGCCGCGGGCGAGCCGGCCTCCTTTGCCCCCCTCGGGATCGGCGACCTCCTCACGACGCTCCCGATGCCCCCGGACGCGGAGTCCGAAAGCGCTTTCCCCGAGGAGGCAGACGGGGACCGAGCGGGGATCTGGGCCGGCCCGGTCGAATGGATCGTCCCCGCAACCGCAACCCCTGCCCGCCCCGAAGCCAAGCAAGCCACCCCGGCCGCCTTCCCCGGGCCCGGCACAGACCGGGCGCCGCCCGCGGCCCCTTCCCCATGGCCGGCGCCCCATCGGGGAACCTCGGCGTCCGGGCCCGGCGGCCAGGACCCCTCCTTCGAGGGAGCCGGCCGACCCGTACCACCTGTCCGGCAGGGGCCGGGCTGGGCCCGGGGGCTCCCCGAGAGCCTGCGGGAGTCGGTGCTCCAGGAGCCCGGCGAGAGGGGCCGGGCAGAGCGCCTGTGGGGCTTCTGGCTTCGCCGAGAGGCCGAGGCCGCCGCCGGGCCTGGACGCCAGGGCCCCGAGGCGGCCTCGGACGACGCCCTCGCCGTGACCGGACCTCGCGCCCCCGGGCGGGAGCTCCCGGAAGGCGCAGACGGGCTCGCCAAGACGGCGCGCCCGGGGGAGACCCCTGCCCCCGAGGCCCCCCGGGGAGCCGCTGCTGCGCCGCCGGAGGGCGCGCGGGAGGCTTCCGGGCCCCGGCCCCAGCCCGCCCCGCCCCCGCCCCACCAGGTGGCCCACGCGGTGCGCATGGCCGTGTCCCGGGGGGGCGACCGGGTCACCGTGCGCCTGGAACCCGAGCACCTGGGAAAGGTGGAGGTCGTCCTGGCCCGGGAGCCTGCGGGGGCGGGCCTTACCGCCCACCTCCGGGTGGAGAACCCCCAGGCCCACCAGGCCCTCAGCACCGAGATGCCGCTGCTGCGCCAGGCCCTGGAGACCCGGGGGGTGAACCTGGTCCACGTGCAGGTGGATCTGGACGACCGCCAGGCCGGCGGAGAGAGAGCCGGGAAGGGACCCGCCCACCGGTCCCGCCGGGGGGGAGGCCCCCAGGCCGCGGCGGGCGAGGGCGAAGACCTGGCCGTCCGGGCCCACCTGTGGAGGCCCTGGGGCTTCGAGGCCCTCATCTGA
- the fliJ gene encoding flagellar export protein FliJ — protein sequence MGFVFRLEKVLSVRCIQEEAAQQCHARAQEELQGALARLEALRAGLRRSREELDDLKRTDALTPDTLYLHSLHAAGQRRRIEQAAAEAEAASRRAAQAAEALREAHQARQSLEKLRERDQEAWRAAEARKDALRIDELAVSRHRAREEESHGP from the coding sequence GTGGGGTTCGTCTTTCGTCTGGAGAAGGTCCTCTCCGTGCGCTGCATCCAGGAGGAGGCGGCCCAACAGTGCCACGCCAGGGCGCAGGAAGAGCTCCAGGGCGCCCTGGCCCGCCTGGAGGCCCTGAGGGCCGGCCTGCGCCGCTCCCGGGAGGAGCTCGACGACCTCAAGCGGACCGACGCCCTCACCCCCGATACCCTCTACCTCCACTCCCTGCACGCGGCGGGGCAGCGCCGCCGGATCGAGCAGGCCGCGGCAGAAGCCGAGGCGGCGTCTCGGCGCGCCGCCCAGGCGGCCGAGGCGCTTCGGGAGGCCCACCAGGCCCGGCAGTCCCTGGAGAAGCTCCGGGAGCGCGACCAGGAGGCCTGGCGCGCCGCCGAGGCCCGCAAGGACGCCCTTCGGATCGACGAGCTCGCGGTGTCGCGCCACCGCGCGCGGGAGGAGGAAAGCCATGGCCCCTGA
- a CDS encoding FliI/YscN family ATPase: MGLDLSEELRSVAATEILRPHGKVVQVVGMVVEASGPNAPVGDICLVHPEGSAFERQRAIPCEVVGFREGRILLMPYGDMRGIQPGSRVVATGSPSLCQVGDELLGRVIDGTGNPIDERGPPGCRRKYPLYGRELNPIARDRIRETLGTGVKVLDGLLTCGKGQRMGIFAGSGVGKSVLLGMIARNTSADVNVIALIGERGREVREFIERDLGEEGIRRSVVVVSTSEKSPLVKARGALVATSVAEYFRDQGKDVLLLMDSATRFAMALREVGLAIGEPPTTKGYTPSVFAALPRLMERAGMGERGQGSITGLYTVLVEGDDMNDPVADTVRSILDGHVVLSRNLAARNHYPAVDVLASASRLMMDIVPPSHRQAAGRMRRLLAAYRGAEDLISIGAYQPGTNPDVDEALEKRARMEAFLTQAMEEAWTPEGVLQALAALFPEEG; the protein is encoded by the coding sequence ATGGGGCTGGATCTCTCGGAGGAGCTGCGCTCCGTCGCCGCCACCGAGATCCTGCGCCCCCACGGCAAGGTCGTGCAGGTGGTGGGGATGGTCGTGGAGGCTTCGGGCCCCAACGCGCCCGTGGGCGACATCTGCCTGGTGCACCCCGAGGGGAGCGCCTTCGAGCGGCAGCGGGCGATTCCCTGCGAGGTGGTGGGCTTCCGGGAGGGACGCATCCTCCTCATGCCCTACGGGGACATGAGGGGAATCCAGCCGGGAAGCCGGGTCGTCGCCACGGGGAGCCCCAGCCTGTGCCAGGTGGGGGACGAGCTCCTGGGCCGCGTCATCGACGGCACCGGCAACCCCATCGACGAGCGGGGCCCCCCCGGGTGCCGGCGCAAGTACCCCCTCTACGGCCGCGAGCTCAACCCCATCGCCCGGGACCGCATCCGGGAGACCCTGGGCACCGGGGTCAAGGTCCTCGACGGGCTGCTCACCTGCGGCAAGGGCCAGCGCATGGGGATCTTCGCCGGCAGCGGGGTGGGCAAGAGCGTGCTGCTCGGGATGATCGCCCGCAACACCTCCGCGGATGTCAACGTGATCGCCCTGATCGGCGAGCGGGGCCGCGAGGTGCGCGAGTTCATCGAGCGAGACCTGGGAGAGGAGGGAATCCGCCGCTCGGTGGTCGTGGTGAGCACCTCGGAGAAGTCGCCCCTGGTGAAGGCCCGGGGCGCCCTGGTCGCCACATCGGTGGCCGAATATTTTCGGGACCAGGGCAAGGACGTGCTCCTCCTCATGGACTCGGCCACCCGGTTCGCCATGGCGCTTCGCGAGGTAGGGCTGGCCATCGGCGAGCCCCCCACCACCAAGGGCTACACGCCCAGCGTGTTTGCGGCCCTGCCCCGGCTCATGGAGCGGGCGGGGATGGGGGAGCGGGGCCAGGGCTCCATCACGGGGCTCTACACGGTGCTCGTGGAGGGCGACGACATGAACGACCCGGTGGCCGATACCGTGCGCTCCATCCTCGACGGCCACGTGGTCCTCTCCCGCAACCTCGCGGCCCGCAACCACTACCCGGCAGTGGACGTGCTCGCCTCGGCCAGCCGCCTGATGATGGACATCGTTCCTCCCTCCCACCGGCAGGCCGCCGGCCGGATGCGCAGGCTGCTCGCGGCGTACCGCGGTGCGGAGGACCTCATCAGCATCGGAGCGTACCAACCCGGCACCAATCCCGACGTGGACGAGGCCCTGGAGAAGCGCGCACGAATGGAGGCGTTTCTCACCCAGGCAATGGAGGAAGCCTGGACCCCCGAGGGGGTCCTCCAGGCCCTCGCCGCGCTCTTTCCCGAGGAGGGTTAG
- a CDS encoding FliH/SctL family protein, translating to MTKTSPTDIRPFSWADLESGPPADPPGQPGSKGPTPGAPVRAYRWAELDGLPGDSTSAQAPADPAQAALAEARREAEALMGAAREEARSLTAAAHRKGLETGLAEGRKTLEKAAEDLCRAAAELAGYKEALYREARDQVVELCLALVNRLLGPLAAGDEEAVIRVVERALQLLSDREQLTIRIHPQDLRSLVEAKPRILESFDGIHKLTVLEDPAVKPGGCLVQTPTAEIDARLETQLAELARSLRSA from the coding sequence GTGACCAAGACTTCCCCCACCGACATCCGCCCATTCTCGTGGGCCGACCTCGAATCCGGCCCGCCGGCCGACCCGCCCGGCCAGCCAGGCTCGAAGGGCCCGACCCCCGGGGCCCCGGTGCGGGCCTACCGGTGGGCCGAGCTCGACGGCCTCCCGGGGGACTCCACCAGCGCCCAGGCGCCGGCCGACCCGGCCCAGGCAGCCCTTGCCGAGGCGCGCAGGGAGGCGGAAGCCCTCATGGGTGCTGCCCGGGAGGAAGCCCGGAGTCTTACGGCCGCGGCACACCGGAAGGGTCTCGAGACGGGCCTGGCCGAAGGCCGCAAGACGTTGGAGAAGGCTGCCGAGGACCTGTGCCGCGCCGCCGCGGAGCTGGCCGGATACAAGGAGGCCCTGTACCGGGAGGCCCGCGACCAGGTGGTGGAGCTGTGCCTGGCGCTGGTCAACCGGCTGCTGGGCCCCCTGGCCGCGGGAGACGAGGAGGCCGTGATCCGGGTGGTGGAGCGGGCCCTCCAGCTCCTCAGCGACCGAGAGCAGCTCACCATCCGCATCCACCCCCAGGACCTGCGCAGCCTGGTGGAGGCCAAGCCGCGGATCCTCGAATCCTTCGACGGCATCCACAAGCTCACCGTCCTCGAGGACCCCGCCGTAAAGCCCGGGGGCTGCCTCGTCCAGACGCCCACCGCCGAGATCGACGCCCGCCTGGAGACCCAGCTGGCCGAGCTCGCCCGGTCCCTTCGGAGCGCCTGA
- the fliG gene encoding flagellar motor switch protein FliG, whose product MAEAGDSSGVRKAAVLLVALGESASEAVFPHLRDEEIQELSREIAVLEKATSEEAQAILEEFHTLALARSYVLQGGVEYAKKVLRKSLPPERCREILDRLTKYLDQGPGFSNLRKADPRLLSKIIQKEHPQTIAFVLSHLDVSKAAHAIASLPSDLQVEVARRMANLEEISPDVVKKVSSVLDKKLVAMAGSSIEVQGVKTVAEVLNRMGRAESKNILDKLEQENPELAAHIRQLMFVFDDISYLPDRALQEILKRADKHVLIVALKGASEDLRQKFFRNMSSRAVETMKEEMSFMGPTKVSEVNESQSAITEIVRQLEEEGVIVLAAGEEDEYIS is encoded by the coding sequence ATGGCCGAGGCCGGCGATTCCTCCGGCGTGCGCAAGGCTGCCGTGCTCCTGGTGGCTCTCGGGGAGAGCGCCTCCGAGGCGGTCTTCCCCCACCTGAGGGACGAGGAAATCCAGGAGCTGAGCCGCGAAATTGCCGTTCTGGAGAAGGCGACGAGCGAGGAGGCGCAGGCGATCCTGGAGGAGTTCCATACCCTGGCCCTGGCCCGCAGCTACGTGCTCCAGGGGGGCGTGGAGTACGCCAAGAAGGTCCTGCGCAAGAGCCTCCCCCCGGAGCGCTGCCGCGAGATCCTGGACCGCCTCACCAAGTACCTGGACCAGGGGCCGGGCTTCTCCAACCTGCGCAAGGCCGACCCGCGGCTCCTGTCGAAGATCATCCAGAAGGAGCACCCCCAGACCATCGCCTTCGTCCTCTCCCACCTGGACGTGAGCAAGGCGGCCCACGCCATCGCCAGCCTGCCCTCCGACCTCCAGGTAGAGGTGGCCCGGCGCATGGCGAATCTGGAAGAGATCAGCCCCGACGTGGTGAAGAAGGTCTCTTCGGTGCTCGACAAGAAGCTCGTGGCCATGGCCGGCTCCTCCATCGAGGTGCAGGGGGTCAAGACCGTGGCCGAGGTCTTGAACCGCATGGGCCGCGCCGAGTCCAAGAACATCCTCGACAAGCTCGAGCAGGAGAACCCCGAGCTCGCCGCCCACATCCGCCAGCTCATGTTCGTCTTCGACGACATCTCGTACCTCCCGGACCGGGCCCTCCAGGAGATCCTCAAGCGGGCCGACAAACACGTGCTCATCGTGGCGCTCAAGGGCGCCAGCGAGGACCTGCGGCAGAAGTTCTTCCGCAACATGAGCTCCCGCGCCGTGGAGACCATGAAGGAGGAGATGTCGTTCATGGGCCCGACAAAGGTGAGCGAAGTCAACGAGTCCCAGTCGGCCATCACCGAGATCGTCCGCCAGTTGGAGGAGGAGGGCGTCATCGTGCTCGCTGCCGGCGAAGAGGACGAGTACATCAGCTGA
- the fliF gene encoding flagellar basal-body MS-ring/collar protein FliF, whose translation MAFWDSALAQSGRLWGGLSAAQRAVFLAVAAALAAGFAALVFWAGSPDYAVLYGRLSVDDAAQVVERLQGAGVPYRLQDGGRTVMVPSGRVYDLRLQLAGEGVPQGGVVGFEIFDQSGFGMTDFAQKVNFTRALEGELTRTIRRLEGVEGARVHLVLPERRLFESEQQPATASVVLQLGSGRRLGGKQIQGVVYLVASSVQGLEPGAVTVVDTQGNVLYQASGDEPGLLAASQLEYKRAYEKEAERRVREMLERVLGSGAAVVQVSARFDFDRVEETSEVFDPEAVAVRSEERQSESSTGPGGPAGVPGVAANVAGAGPEAGTGAGSSTRETETVNYEVSKRVTRVQRTPGALTRLTAAVAVDGTYREGADGAKEFVPRGAEELSRLRSLVEKAVGFDAARGDEVEVTSIPFRPAEVLDEPRGLWGPELLSSLIRYGAVAFVALLLVAGVARPLLRWLGSASRGPEVTGPVTVAELERQLAAEGAGQPFALDETTPSETMKREALKKRLSEMVQTEPEVAAQLIRSWMTEE comes from the coding sequence GTGGCGTTCTGGGACAGTGCCCTCGCCCAGTCCGGCCGGCTGTGGGGCGGCCTCAGCGCCGCCCAGCGCGCCGTCTTTCTCGCCGTGGCCGCAGCCCTGGCCGCGGGCTTTGCTGCGCTCGTCTTCTGGGCGGGCTCCCCCGACTACGCGGTGCTCTACGGGAGGCTCTCGGTGGACGACGCCGCCCAGGTGGTGGAGCGGCTGCAGGGGGCAGGGGTCCCCTACCGCCTCCAGGACGGGGGCCGCACCGTGATGGTCCCCTCGGGGCGGGTGTACGACCTGCGCCTCCAGCTCGCGGGCGAGGGGGTCCCCCAGGGGGGTGTGGTCGGGTTCGAGATCTTCGACCAGTCGGGCTTCGGCATGACCGACTTCGCCCAGAAGGTCAACTTCACCCGCGCCCTGGAAGGTGAGCTCACCCGAACCATCCGCCGCCTCGAAGGGGTGGAGGGTGCCCGGGTCCACCTGGTGCTCCCCGAGCGGCGGCTCTTCGAGTCGGAGCAGCAGCCGGCCACGGCCTCCGTGGTCCTCCAGCTCGGCTCGGGCCGGCGCCTGGGCGGCAAACAGATCCAGGGCGTCGTGTACCTGGTGGCCTCCAGCGTGCAGGGGCTCGAGCCCGGGGCGGTCACGGTGGTGGACACCCAGGGCAACGTCCTCTACCAGGCCTCGGGCGACGAGCCGGGGCTCCTGGCCGCGAGCCAGCTCGAGTACAAGCGGGCGTACGAGAAGGAGGCGGAGCGCCGGGTGCGCGAGATGCTCGAACGCGTGCTGGGATCGGGAGCGGCGGTCGTGCAGGTGTCGGCCCGCTTCGACTTCGACCGGGTGGAGGAGACCTCCGAGGTCTTCGACCCCGAGGCGGTGGCGGTGCGCAGCGAGGAGCGCCAGAGCGAGTCGAGCACGGGCCCCGGCGGGCCCGCGGGGGTGCCCGGGGTGGCCGCGAACGTGGCGGGGGCCGGCCCGGAGGCCGGCACGGGGGCGGGCTCTTCGACCCGGGAGACCGAAACCGTCAACTACGAGGTCTCCAAGAGGGTGACCCGGGTGCAGCGCACCCCGGGAGCCCTCACCCGGCTCACGGCTGCGGTGGCGGTGGACGGCACCTACCGGGAAGGCGCCGACGGCGCCAAGGAGTTCGTGCCCCGCGGCGCCGAGGAGCTCTCCCGGCTGCGCTCCCTCGTGGAAAAGGCCGTGGGCTTCGATGCGGCGCGGGGAGATGAGGTGGAGGTCACGAGCATCCCCTTCCGCCCCGCGGAGGTCCTGGACGAACCTCGGGGGCTCTGGGGTCCTGAGCTCCTCTCGAGCCTGATCCGGTACGGCGCCGTGGCGTTCGTCGCGCTGTTGCTCGTGGCGGGGGTGGCCCGGCCGCTCCTGCGGTGGCTCGGCTCCGCGTCCCGGGGGCCCGAGGTCACGGGCCCGGTCACCGTGGCCGAGCTGGAGCGACAGCTCGCGGCCGAGGGGGCGGGACAGCCCTTCGCCCTGGACGAGACGACCCCGTCCGAGACGATGAAGCGCGAAGCCCTCAAGAAGCGGCTGTCCGAGATGGTCCAGACCGAGCCCGAGGTCGCCGCCCAGCTCATCCGAAGCTGGATGACGGAGGAGTGA
- the fliE gene encoding flagellar hook-basal body complex protein FliE — protein sequence MVKELTGLSAGALPGEAARARGPAGAKGFGEFLSESLQKVDALQKDADAAVTQIAQGGDVGIQEAMVAIEKADVSFKLMMEVRQKILDAYQEVMRMQV from the coding sequence ATGGTGAAGGAACTGACGGGGCTCAGCGCGGGGGCGCTGCCGGGCGAGGCGGCCCGGGCCAGGGGGCCCGCGGGCGCAAAGGGCTTCGGGGAGTTCCTCTCGGAGAGCCTCCAGAAGGTGGACGCCCTCCAGAAGGACGCCGACGCCGCGGTGACCCAGATCGCCCAGGGGGGAGACGTGGGAATCCAGGAGGCCATGGTGGCCATCGAGAAGGCCGACGTATCCTTCAAGCTCATGATGGAAGTGCGCCAGAAGATCCTCGACGCCTACCAGGAAGTCATGCGGATGCAGGTGTGA
- the flgC gene encoding flagellar basal body rod protein FlgC — translation MSFFRVMEIASSALGAQRLRMEAVASNLANAGTTRTADGGPYRRRDVVFETAAPASFRTALAAAGRGVRVSRVVEDVQPPQLRYEPGHPDANPQGYVAYPNVDPVVEMVNLLSASRSYEANVTVMEATKNLMLRALEI, via the coding sequence GTGAGCTTCTTCCGCGTGATGGAGATCGCCTCCTCGGCCCTGGGCGCCCAGCGCCTGCGCATGGAGGCCGTGGCCTCGAACCTGGCCAACGCCGGGACGACCCGAACGGCCGACGGCGGCCCCTACCGCCGCCGGGACGTGGTCTTCGAGACCGCGGCGCCTGCGTCGTTTCGCACCGCGCTGGCCGCTGCCGGGCGGGGGGTGCGGGTGTCCCGGGTGGTGGAGGACGTCCAACCGCCCCAGCTGCGCTACGAACCCGGCCACCCCGACGCCAACCCCCAGGGATACGTGGCTTACCCCAACGTGGACCCGGTGGTGGAGATGGTGAACCTGCTCAGCGCCTCCCGGTCCTACGAAGCCAACGTGACCGTGATGGAGGCCACCAAGAACCTCATGCTGCGGGCGCTGGAAATTTGA
- the flgB gene encoding flagellar basal body rod protein FlgB produces MGLLDAVDRSIAPAVRGLEYRSSRHGAIASNIANADTPGYRAVDVSFAGALGRAGLPLAVTHPGHRQGSRMPGADRVVLSGGEPRRDGNDVDVDREMALLARNQIEYQFLTRALGGRFRKLKEAITGRAAP; encoded by the coding sequence GTGGGGCTTCTCGACGCCGTGGACCGTTCGATCGCGCCGGCCGTGCGGGGCCTGGAGTACCGGTCCAGCCGCCACGGGGCCATCGCTTCGAACATCGCCAATGCCGATACCCCCGGCTACCGGGCGGTGGACGTGTCCTTCGCGGGGGCGCTGGGGCGGGCGGGGCTGCCCCTGGCCGTGACCCACCCCGGCCACCGGCAGGGATCGCGGATGCCCGGCGCCGACCGGGTGGTGCTCTCGGGGGGAGAGCCCCGGCGCGACGGCAACGACGTGGACGTGGATCGGGAGATGGCGCTCCTGGCGCGCAACCAGATCGAGTACCAGTTCCTCACCCGGGCCCTGGGGGGGAGGTTCCGCAAGCTCAAGGAAGCCATTACCGGGAGGGCCGCGCCGTGA